One Intestinimonas butyriciproducens genomic window, ATGACGCTCTGACGACAGAGGACCTGGTGGCGCTGGCCCTGGAGACGGGCAAATACGGCGTCAGCGGTATGGCTCTGCTGGACAAGGCCAACACGGGGGCCTACGGCAATCCCGAAATCACAAAAGTGAACATTGGCGTGGGCACACGACCCGGCATCCTGGTCTCCGGCCATGACCTGCGGGACCTGGAGATGCTGCTTGAGCAGACACAGGGAACCGGCGTGGACGTCTACACCCACTCCGAGATGCTTCCCGCCCACTACTATCCGGCATTTAAACAGTACCCCAACTTTGTGGGCAACTACGGCAACGCCTGGTGGAAACAGAAAGAGGAATTTGAGACCTTCAACGGGCCCATCCTGATGACCACCAACTGTATCGTACCGCCCAAGGACAGCTACAAAGAGCGGCTGTACACCACCGGCGCGGCCGGATATCCCGGCTGCAAGCATATCGCCGGCGGGGTCGGCACGGAGAAGGATTTTTCCGCCCTCATCGCCCATGCCAAACGCTGTGCGCCCCCGGCAGAGATCGAGCGGGGCGAGATCACCGGCGGTTTTGCCCACGCCCAGGTGATGGCCTTGGCGGATCAGATCGTGAGCGCAGTCCAAAGCGGTGCGATCAAAAAATTTGTGGTGATGGCCGGCTGTGATGGCCGGGCCAAGAGCCGCGATTACTACACGGAATTTGCGAAGGCCCTGCCCAGAGACGCCGTGATTCTCACCGCCGGTTGTGCCAAATACAAGTATAACAAGCTGGACCTGGGCGATATCGGCGGCATTCCCCGGGTGCTGGACGCCGGCCAGTGCAACGACTCCTATTCCCTGGCGGTCATCGCCATGAAGCTCAAAGAGGTCTTTGGCTTGGCGGACATCAACGAGCTGCCCATCATCTACAACATTGCCTGGTATGAGCAGAAGGCGGTGATCGTCCTGCTGGCCCTGCTGTATCTGGGGGTGAAGAATATTCACCTGGGCCCCACGCTTCCCGCTTTCCTCAGCCCCAACGTGGCCAAAGTCCTGGTGGAGAACTTCGGCATTGCCGGCATCGGCTCTGTGGAGGATGATCTGGAGCTCTTTTTCGGTAAGGCGTAAGGAGAGACGTCCACACAAAGGAGGCAGACAAGCGGGAAATTCACGGGCGGGCTCTGTTTTTCCATTGCCTGCACCTGGACAGCATCTGTGTTATAGCGCGCCCGGAAATCGGGTGCGAAATGAGAGAAACGGCGAGCGGATGAGTCCGCTCGCCGTTTCTCAATTATTCCAATGATTCGGATGGGAACTCGTACCACTTGATCTCGTTGGCGCCCAAGTCCAGCGTGAAGCTGGAGCCGTCGCCCCGGTAGACCGTGGTGGACTGCGGCTCGTAGGTATTGTTCACCACGCAGTATTTGCCGCTTTTCACATAGGCATGGACCTCCACATTACAGTTGGAGGAGAACCACCTGTGGAGGCGATCCTCGCTGTGGGAGGCCCAGAGGATGGAGCGGTAGAGGACGCGGCTGTTTTCAAAGGAATAGGGGAGACCGCTGAGATAGACGCACCGGCCCGCACCGAAGCCGTGGACGGCCATCTGGACCTCTTTTTCCCGCTGGACCAGGATCTCGGTGCCTTCCAGGGCGTAAATACTCTTTTTGCCCTCTCCAAAATCCACCGGATGGGTACAGTCGGCGAGGATAAAGTGATCGGGGTGCTCCTCCCAGTTGTACTTGTCGTACCCCAGGGTAAAGCCGGTCTCCTTCTCCACGCCCAGGGCGGTGGCAAGCTGGAAATAGTGGCCCTGGTACTGGTGGCCAGAGGGCTCGCCCACGCCGATGAAGCCGCCGCCGTTCCAAATGAAGCGCCGGACAGCCGCGGCGACGGCCGGGTCCTCCCAGACAGCGCCGCCGGTATGGGCGGTGTCCCCGTCCCCCACATTGAGGAGGACGCTGGCGCCCTCCAGCGCATGGGGATCGTTCCTGAGGTCGTCAAAGCTGAGGAATACCACATCAAATGGGGCGCCGGACAGCGCCTCGATGACGCCGGCGTAGCTGTAGTTCTGCTTTTGATAGAGCGCGTGATGGACCATATGGCAGCCCCAGGAGCGCATTTTTCCCCAGCAGTTGAGGACGGCCACTTTACCCACGCAGTAGGGCGTGGCACCGCGGATGTTGGTGTACAGTTCCCGGAATTCGTTGCATACGCGCTCCACATAGTCGATGAAGTCAGGGAACCGACAGGCCAGCTTCAGATAACCGCCATAGCCGATGCGGTCGATGGGACTGCGCAGGATGGCCCGCCGGGCGGTCACCCAGTTCTCCTTGGCCTCCCGCACGGGGTCGCCCCCCTCGTGAAAGGTATCGGGGAAAAAGTAGGGGAGAAAACGGCCCTCGGTATATGCTACGCCGGGGATATCGGAGATAAGCCGCAGGGTGGAGCCGTTGCCGACGCTGCCCACTACCGCGTCCAGGCCAATGGTCTGAAATTCAGGGAGGAACGGCTCGGTGCCGATCCAGTGATCGCCCAGGAACATCATAGCTTCCTTGCCCTTTTCATGGGTGATATCCACCATCTCGCGGGCCAGCTTGGCCACCTCCCGGCGCTGAAAGGCCTGAAAGTCCAGAAATTCCCTGGAGGGGACCCGGTACTGGTTGTTGTAGTACCCCTGATCGATGATGTACTCGGGGCGGAAGGGGTAGCCGACCTCGCGCTCGAACCGCTCCAAGATGTAAGGGGAGACGGAGGCGGAGTAGCCGTACCAGTCCACATATTTTTCCCGCCTGAGCTCATCGAAGACCAGTGTGAACTGGTGGAAGAAGGTGGTATAGCGGATCACATCCACATAGGGGTGGTCGTCGATGAATTTCCGGAGCCGCTCCATGGTATATGCGTGGGTCTTGGGCTGGCGGACGTCAAAGGTGATCTGGTGCTCGAAATCCGTCCAGCCATTGGTGACGGCGTTGTACATGTGGACGGGGTCCCAGATGAGGTAGGCCAGAAAGCTCACCGTATACTCATGGAACGCAGCCGGGCGGTCCAGTACCACCTGTGCCGCAGCCGCATCATAACGCCAGTCGGCGGGGGGCACCACCGTTCCGGCGGTGCGGTCCACCACCTCCCACCAGCGCTTGATATCGTCCCGGGTATTGGGCTCCATGAGCTCAGGGCTCACGCCCTGCATCAGGGGAATGGAGAGGGCCCCTTCCTCGGCGGTGTGAAAGCCGGTCATGATATAGCACTGCTGTACCTCGTCGGGGTTCGCCTTTGCCCAGGCGTTGTCCTTTCGAGTGGTATAGTAGGTAGAGTAGACTTTGGCATCTACCCCCTTGAGGGTGTCGGGATAATCGGTGCCGTCACAGTCGCGGATGGCGTCGGCGCCCCAGCGCTTCAACAGCTCCAATGTCTCCGGCACCACATCCACATCCGTGGGGATTGTGACACGGCCTCTGCGGGCTTGCTCACTCATGGCTCTCTCTCCTAAGGCTCAGATTTTGGGTTCTTCGGCTCTTCAAAGGGTTTGTTGTAGAGGCACAGCGCGGCCAGCAGCAGGAGTATGCCCAGGAGCATCAGCCCCAGCCCGGACAGTTTTCCAGTCATGCGCCACCCGTACAGCAGCAGTGCGAGACCCGCCCCAAAAAACAGGGCGATGAGGACCACGCGTAGTGTTTTATGTTCCTTCCAGTATTTCATGCACACACCTTACCCTTTCAGACCTCCCACGGTCATACCCTGGGTCAGTTTCTTCTGGACGCAGATATAAAGAATGAGGGTGGGCAGCATCACAAGCACCAGTCCAGCGTAGAGAATACCGTATTCGGCCTTGGACTGCTGGGCCTGCATCAGATTCAGCAGCCCCACCGGGAGAGTGCGGGGCCCTTTGGCGGAGCTCATAAGGGTCATGGAGATGATGTACTCATTCCAGAAAGAGAGAAAATTAAAGAGGATGATGGTGATGATGGAGGGCTGCGCCATGGGAAAGATGATTTTGATCATGGTTTTGCCGTAGCCCGCGCCGTCGATATACGCGGCCTCCTCAAAATCGTGGGGCAGAGTGGCAAAATAACCTGAGAGGAGATAGATGGTAAAGGGAAGGGCTGTGGAGGCGTATACCACCGCCAGAACAAAGAGGTTGTTGAGCAGAAAGCCGCTGCCGAGGATGCCCTTCAGAAAGCTGTCGCCGTCCCGGAGCATCAGGAAGATGGGGACCACGATGTAGTTGACATTGATAAAGAGGCCGGCCATAAAGCAGGTGTTGAGGAAACGGCATCCCTTAAAGTGGAAACGGGAGAGGCAGTAGGCTGCCGGGAGAGCCACCACCAGCAGCAGGAGAAGGGCCAGGGCGGTGACGATGACCGAATTGAGCATGTAATCGCCCATATTGGCCGCGTTCCAGGCATCTACGAAATTCTGCCAGTAGAAGCTGGCGGGCAGGGTCCACGGGTTGCCGTAAAACTCGCTGTTCTGTTTGATGGAGGCGAGAAAGACCCAGGCCACCGGGACGAGGATGCACACCGCCAGGGCGATGAGGACCACATAGATAAAGATTTGATAGAGTCGGTCGCCGGTCCCGTGTTTTTTCACTTCCTGATCCATATCCGCACCCCCTTAGAATTCCAGAGGTTCCCGCTTGGTGACCTTGTTCACCAGGGCGGAGAGCAGGAAGGAGAAGAGGAAGATGACTACGCCGATGGCCATGGAGTAGCCGTAGAGTCCGGCATCCTTCTGGCCGTACATATAGGAGAGGGCTACCTCGGAGGCGCCGTTGGGGCCGCCGCTGGTCATGGCCTTGACGAAGAGGAAGGCCATATTAATGGTGGAGATGATGAAGAAGGTGAGGGTGGTGCGGATGTTGGTCCAGATGAGGGGAATGGTGATTTGGAAAAACTGCGTCACCCGCCCGGCCCCGTCCAGGCCCGCGCTCTCATAGAGGCTCTGGGGCACACTGGACATAGAGGCCATATACATGACCATGTAATAGCCGACGGCCTGCCACACCATGGCGATGATAATACTCACCATGACCAGGGGCTCGTCCTTCCAGAGGACCATGACGGCCTTGCCGGAGAGCATGGACAGGATGCTGTTGAGCATGCCGTTTTCCGGCTTGTAGATGGCGGAGAAGATACCGGAGATGACCACCACAGAGAGGATGTTGGGGATGTAAAAGACCACGCGGAAGAAATTTTGCCCTCTGATCTTCTCACGGGTCAGGATGCCGGCAAACACCAACGCGAGAGCAAAGGTGATGACGGTGACGACCACGATGAGGAGGATGGTGTTCTGCATGGAGCGGATGAATTGACTGTCGCGGAAAAGCATCTGAAAATTTTTAAGGCCGACAAAGGTCTCGGTGGGCGAGTAAGCGCCGCGCTCAAAGAGGGACATGCGGAATACGTTCAGAGTGGGAAGAATCATAAAAATAAAGAACAGGATCGCCGCGGGGGCGACACACAGCGTGATGAACCGGCTGCGTCCCCTGTGTTTCTCCATATGCTCAGCTCCTTTCAAGCTCTGCTGCGGCACGTACGGGCGGAGCGCATAAACCGGCTCCCGACCGCAGAAATACGGCTGCGGGGGAGCAGATTTATCCGCTCCGTACGGTTTTGGGAAAAAGGGACGGTGAGTAGGTCGCGCTACTCACCGTCCCTCAAGCCTGCTCTGTGGAAGGAGGGGGCGACCTCGGAGGGGATCAGCTCTGCAGATTGACCCGCATCTGATCGCTGGCCGACTTTACGGAGGCGATCCAGTCGTCCTCGGTCATGGAGCCGCTCACCAGGGAGTTCACGGGATCAAAGAACACGCCGCGCACCTCGATGCCGGGGATGGGGGTGAAGGTGGCGAAGTTGCCCATGGCGGCTTTGGCGCCGTTGTCATAGATGGAGTAGAAGAGCTGATTGTTGCCCTCCAGCTTGTCGGCGATGTTCAGCACGGGCTGGATGGCACCGGCCTTGGCAAAGATTTCACAGGCGCTGTCGCTGTACAGGAAAGCGATGAACGCCTTGGCGGCGTCGGGATGCTCTGCGCCGGCGGGGATCCAGGCCTGCTCGAACCAGGTATAGCTGTAACTGTCGCCGCCCTCTTCAACGGCGGGCAGGGCGGTCATGCCCCACTGGAAGCCGTCGGCCCTGGGAGCGTCGGCCATCTCGCCTACGATCCAGGTGCCGTTGGGCATGAACAGGGCCTTGTTGTCCAGCACCAGCTGCTGGTTCTGGGTGAAGTCCTGGTCATTGGCCTGGGCGGGGGTGACGGGGTTGGTGTAGGTCGCAAGCTTGGCCACGATATCGAAACAGGTCTTGGCCTCCGGGGTGTCCCAAATACCCTCGGCATAGTGGGTGGCCTGGTCAAAGAACTCGGGGCCGCCGGCGGAGTACATCAAAGCGTAGAAGAAGGCGTCGAAATAGCCTGTGGTGGGATAGGTGAAGAGGGCGATATCCTCGGCGGCGGCTTTGTCGCCCAACGCCCACATCTCCTCCCAGGTGGTGGGAACGGTCCAGCCCTTTTCTTCAAAGAGACCGGCGTTGTAGAACAGGCCGCAGGGAGAATAGAACATGGGGGCGAGATAGGTCTTGCCATCACCATAGGGGTTGGTGAGTGAGGTGTCGGTGAAGCCGCCGGCGATCTTGTCGGAGACCTTGGCCTCTTCGCCGGGTACGGTCATGGAGAGCACGTCGGTGATCTCCAGAATGTTGTGGTCCTTGATAAACTGTTCGGTGAGGCCGGCTTCGCGGCCGGTGGCCAGGTGGATCACGTCGGGGAACTCGCCGCCCTGCATGGAAGGCCCGATGACGTCTTCGAGCTTCTTGTCGGTGATGAGGTCCACGGCGATCCCGGTCTGTGCGGTGAAGGCGTCGGCCACCTCCTGCCACATGTCGGCACCGTAGGCTGTTTCAATGGCGGCCACCTGGATGGTTTCAGCGGCGGGGGAGCCGGTGTCGGCGGGGGAGCCGGTATCCGCGGGTGCGGGTGTGGCGGACGAACCGCCGCCGCAGCCGGCCAGCAGGGAGAGGGCCATTGTGCCCGCCAGAGCGGCGCTGAACGCTTTCTTCATTTTCATTTCCTCTTACCTCCTAATATTGATGATGACACTGTGAACGGCGGCATTGGAGCGTGGGCCGACCGCTTAAAGTACTTTAAGTATATCGGATGGAGAGGCCAATTCAATTTTATTCTTGTCACCATTTTTATATAAATTGCTTTTTTGATATTTGGGATAATAATTTTTGAGAATAAAAACAAATTTTGTGCATGATGTCCACAAAAAGAAAGAACCGTTTTTTAACGAAACGACGAAACACTGAATTTTACGACAGAGAACACCCCCAATATTTTTCTTTTTTATGGATTGCACAAGAAGGAAAGGTGTGCTATGATCAGAACGCTGCAAGTTTAAGTTTCAAACGCAAGAATCCTAAATCCTGAACGGGAGTCCTGCTATGAGTAACGACCGTTATGAGTTCCCTGGAGGGATCGCCAGCCCCATTGACCGCTCCGCCACCAAGCTCCTGTACGTGAGCACGGCCAAATATGGAGGAGACTGGCACAGCCTGCTGCACACCCATACCTGTGCGGAACTTTTTTATGTAGTTGGCGGGGTGGGGCAGTTCAAGGTGGCCGGGCGGATGCTGCCTGTGGCTGCGGATGATCTGGTCATCGTCAACCCCAATGTGGAGCACACCGAGGTCAGCCTCAACTCCAGCCCATTGGAGTATATCGTCCTGGGGGTGGAGGGACTGGAGTTCGGTCCGGACGGGGCGGCAGACGCCCCCTATGAGGTCATCCATTTCCGGGGCGGCGGGGAGGAGATGCTCTTTTATCTCCGGGCCATGCTCCGGGAGATCGAGACCAAGGCGGCGGGGTACGAGGTGGTCTGCCAGGATCTGCTGGAGGTCCTTCTGATCCGTGTCCTGCGGCATACCGATTTTTCGCTCACTGTGGCGCCGGCCGGACGCAGGGCCAGCAAGGAGTGCGCCGCGGTGCGCCGGTACATTGACGGACATTTCAAAGAGAATATTAGTCTGGATATGCTTGCGGAGCTCACACATATCAATAAGTACTATATGGTGCATGCCTTCAGCAGGGAATACGGCGTGTCTCCGATCAACTATCTGATCTCGCGCCGCATTCAGGAGAGCCGATACCTCCTCAGCGACACCGACCATTCGCTGTCTCAAATTTCTCATATGCTGGGCTTTTCTTCTCCCAGCTACTTCTCCCAGAGCTTCCGCAAGCTGGAGGGGATGAGCCCCATGGAGTACCGCAAACGGCGGGCCGGGGAACATGGGCCCAGAGAGGGAGGGATGGCTTCAGATTCGCGCCTATCCACAGTGGACAGCAGGGGGAAATAGGAGTAAAATACCATAGATTAAATGGGCCGAACGGCCATTGAAAAAGGCAGAGGGAGTGACGTTATGTCTATTCTGGTCAGCGGCGGAGCCGGCTACATCGGCAGCCACACCTGCGTGGAACTCATCCAAGCGGGCTACGACATTGTGGTGGCGGATAATCTGGTTAATGCCAGCGAGGAGGCGGTCCGCCGGGTGGAACGGATCGTGGGAAGGGCCGTGCCCTTCGTCAAGGTGGACCTGTGTGACCCGGCGGGGGTGGAGGCCCTGTTCGCAGAGTACCCGGACATCGACGCCGTGATCCACTTCGCCGCCCTTAAGGCGGTGGGAGAGAGCGTGGCCAAGCCCCTGGAGTATTATACCAACAATCTGGTCAATACCCTGACGGTGCTCAACGCCATGCGCAGGCATGGGGTAAAGAATTTTGTCTTTTCCTCCTCCGCCACCGTCTACGGCGATCCCCACACCGTGCCGATCCGGGAGGACTTTCCGCTCTCCACCACCAACCCCTACGGCACCACCAAGCTGTTCATCGAGCGTATCCTTACCGATTGCTGTGCCGCCGATCCCACGCTGAATGTGGCGCTGCTGCGATACTTCAACCCCATCGGAGCGCACGCCTCCGGCCTCATCGGAGAGGACCCAAACGGTATCCCCAACAATCTGGTCCCCTATATCGCCAAGGTGGCGGTTGGGCAGCTCAAGGAGCTCCATGTGTTCGGCAGCGACTGGCCCACCCACGACGGCACCGGCGTGCGGGACTACATCCATGTGGTGGATCTGGCCCGCGGCCATGTGGCTGCTCTCAAAAAGCTGTCTCAGAACTGTGGACTCTTCCTCTGCAACCTGGGCACCGGCAAGGGCTACAGCGTGCTGGACGTGCTCCACGCCTACGAGAAAGCCTGCGGCAAGCCTCTGCCTTACGTCATCGATCCCCGCCGCCCAGGGGATATCGCCGCGTGCTGGGCCGATCCGTCCAAGGCCCGAGAAGAACTGGGCTGGGAGGCGCAGTACGGCATTGAGGAGATGTGCGCGTCCTCCTGGAAGTGGCAGAGCATGAACCCCAACGGATATGAAGGCTGAGGTGAGGCGGAGATGAAAAAACCGGTTCTGGTGGTCATGGCGGCAGGCATGGGGAGCCGCTACGGCGGACTCAAGCAGCTCGACCCCGTGGGAGGACACGGACAGCTTATTATCGATTATTCCATTTACGATGCCAAACGGGCTGGGTTTGAAACCGTGGTCTTTGTCATCAAGCATGCGATCGAGGAATCCTTCAAGGCCGGCATTGGAGACCGGCTGGCAAAAGTGATGGAGGTGAAGTACGCCTACCAGGAACTGGACGACCTGCCGGTGGGCTATGCCGTCCCGGAGGGGCGGGTTAAGCCCTGGGGCACATGCCATGCCGTCCTGGCGGCGCGGCACGTGGTGGAGGGTCCCTTTGCCGTCATCAACGCCGACGACTATTACGGCCCGGAGGCTTTTCAGGAGATCTACAGCTACCTGTGCAGCCATCCGGACAGCCGGGATACCTATGAGTACGCCATGGTGGGGTATCTCCTGGGCAATACCGTCACCGAGCACGGCCATGTTGCCCGCGGGATCTGTGAAGAGGCAGAAGGACACTTCCTCCGGGCAGTCACGGAGCGCACCCACATCGAAAAGGCGGGGCATGACGCCCGCTATACCGAGGACGGTGGTGTCACATGGACCGCGCTTCCCGGGGGTACCATCGTGTCCATGAACCTGTGGGGCTTTACGGCCAGCTTCCTCTCGGAGGCCCAGCGCCGCTTTCCTTCCTTCCTGGACCGGGCACTGGCCGGGGACCCGATGAAAGGGGAGTACTTCCTGCCCAGCGTGGTGAGTGCGCTCATCGAGGAGGGACGGGCACGGGTAAGGGTGCTCAGGAGCCGGGACCGCTGGTACGGCGTGACCTATCAGGACGACAAGCCCGTGGTGGTACAGGCCGTGTCCGATATGACGGAGAAGGGGCTTTACCCGGAAAATCTTTGGGGAGGAGAGCGCTGAATGGGAAAGGCGGAGGATTATATCGAGGAGGCTCTGGCCGCCTATGAGCTGGGGGCCCCTGTGGTGGGGTCGGTCCGATTCGGGGAGGGCCATATCAACGATACCTTCTGCGTTCATACCCAGCCTCCGGATGGGGCGTGCAGACGTTTTATTCTCCAGCGCATCAGCGCCGCCGCCTTTGGGAATCCGGAACAGCTCATGCGGAATGTGGTGGGCGTCACCGACTATCTGAAGAAGGTGATCGCCTGGGAGGGGGGAGATCCCGACCGGGAGACACTGACCATCCTGCGCACCCGGACCGGGACGTGCTACTTCACCGACCGTGCGGGCGGGGCCTGGCGGTGCACCCCCTTTATTGAACATACGGTCTGCCTCCAGGCGGCGGAGACGCCGGAGCTGTTTTATGCCTCTGCCAAGGCGTTCGGGCGATTTCAGCGCCTGTTGAAGGACTATCCCGCGGACACGCTTTTTGAGACCATTGAAAAGTTTCACGATACGGAAAACCGGCTGCGGAATTTCCGAAAGGCGCTGGAGGCGGACAAGCTGGGCCGGGCGGCCGGGGTGAGGGATGAGGTGGAATTTGTGCTCCGGCGGTCGGCGGACTGTTCCGTGGCGCTGGAGGCGCAGAGGGCGGGGAAACTCCCCCTGCGCGTCACCCATAACGACACCAAGCTCAACAACGTGCTCATGGACGAGAAGACGGGAGAGGGGATCTGCGTCATCGATCTGGATACCGTGATGCCCGGCCTGGCCATCAATGATTTCGGGGACTCCATCCGCTTCGGCGCCAACCACTCCGCCGAGGACGAACGGGATCTCTCCAAGGTGAATTTTGACTTGGGCCTTTTTGAGGTCTATACCAAGGGCTTCCTAGAGGGCTGCGGAGGGATCCTCACGCCCGCGGAACTGGAGTATCTGCCATGGGGGGCCAAACTCATGACGCTGGAGTGCGGGATCCGCTTCCTCACCGACTATCTGGAGGGCGATCATTACTTTGCCGTCCACCGGGCAGGGCAGAATTTGGACCGCTGCCGCACCCAGTTCAAGCTGGTCTCCGATATGGAGCGGTGCTGGGATGATATGGCGGCGGCCGTTCGGAAGTACGCATGATCCCATCCGCAAAAGGAAAACGCGCGGTGATCTGTCACCGCGCGTTTTCCCGCTCTTTTCCACAAAACGGCAGGACGCTTTTTGTGGGAATATGAAAACTGCACAAAGTTTATCAAAATTAACTTGACAACAACTATCCACATTGCTATGATGGCACTAGAACAAAATGGCAATGGAGACACAGGGGAGGGATGCGGCGTGCTGATTACCAGAGAGACGGATTATGCCCTTCGGGTCCTTCGGGCGCTGTCGGAGGGGGAGCAGCTCACAGCGGGAGACATCTCTGAACAGCAGATGGTGCCCAAGCCGTTTGCCTATAAGATCATCAAGAAGCTGAGCAAGGCGGGATTCGTGCGCATTACCAGAGGTGCTGACGGCGGTTGCCGTCTGGCTGTGGGACTGGACAAGGTGACGCTTTATGATCTGATGGCGGCAATGGAAGAGGACAGTGCAGTCATCGCCTGCATGGAGCCGGGCTATTCCTGCCCTTGGCGGGAAGCCCACGGAGGCTGCATGGTTCACTGCCGGCTGGGGCTTGTACAGCAAAGGCTGCATGAGGAGCTGCGGGGACATACGCTCCAGGAGCTGATTTTTGGCACGGCTGCGGAGTGAGTTTTTTATCCAAATTGTGGATAAAATTTATCCAATATAATCAATGACCAAAGGAGGCAGAGATATGAATTTCCAGACAACAAAGCAGCACGAGGAATTTCGGGCCAAGGTGAGAGCCTTTGCCGAATCCGAGGTGAAGCCGGTGGCGTTTCTTCTGGACAAAGAGAACCGCTTCCCGGACGAGATCGTAAGCAAGATGGGAGCACTGGGCCTGATGGGTGTGCCCTATCCCACGGAATACGGCGGGGCGGGATTGGACGTGCTCAGCTATGCCATTGCCGTGGAGGAGCTCTCGCGGGTAGACGGCGGCACCGGCGTGATCCTCTCTGCCCATGTATCCCTGGGCTCATGGCCCATCTTCGCCTACGGTACGGATGAGCAGAAGAGGAAATACCTGGCGCCTCTGGCCAGGGGGGAGAAGATCGGCGCGTTCGGACTCACGGAGCCCAACGCAGGCTCCGATGCCGGCGGTACGGAGACCACCGCCGTCCTCAAGGGCGACCACTATATCCTGAACGGGGGAAAGATCTTTATTACCAACGCCCCCAAGGCGGATACCTATGTGGTGTTTGCCGTCACCACGCCGGACATCGGCACCCGAGGCATCAGCGCTTTTATCGTGGAAAAGGATTTCCCCGGCTTTGATTTCGGCGACCACTATGACAAAATGGGCATCCGCTCCTCTTCCACCGCGGAACTGATTTTCAATAACGTGCCGGTACCCAGAGAGAACCTGCTAGGCAAGGAGGGAGAGGGCTTCAAGATTGCCATGGCGACTCTGGATGGAGGGCGTATCGGCATTGCCTCCCAGGCTCTGGGGATCGCACAGGGGGCCTATGACTCGGCTGTGGAATATGCCAAGGAACGGGTCCAGTTTGGAAAGCCCATCGGGTTCCAGCAGTCCATCTCCTTCAAGCTGGCGGATATGGCCACCAAGCTGCGCTGTGCCCGGATGCTGATTTATTCGGCGGCCGAGCTCAAAGAGCACCACGAGCCTTACGGCATGGAGTCCGCCATGGCCAAGATGTACGCCTCCGACATCGCGCTGGAAGTCACCAACGACGCGCTCCAGATCTATGGCGGCGCCGGCTTCATGAAGGGTATGGATGTGGAGCGTGCCTACCGGGACGCGAAGATCACCACGATTTATGAAGGCACCAACGAGATCCAGCGGGTGGTCATCGCCTCTCACATTCTGGGCAAGCCGCCCAGGGATGCGGGGTCCTCCAGCCAGCCGAAGAAGCCGGCGCCCGTCACCGGCGTGCGGAAAAAGCGCATTCTCAGGGACGGCTCCGCCGAAGAGCAGGTGCAGGAGCTGGTGGAGTGTCTCAAAAAGGATGGCCACGACTTCACTGTAGGGATCCCCATGGACACCCCCATTGCCCGGGCCGAGCGGGTGGTCTCCGCCGGACAGGGCATCGGAGACCAGAAGAATATGAAGCTCATTGAGCGGCTGGCCAAGGCCGCCGGAGCTGCGGTGGGCGCCTCCCGCCCCGTGGCGGAGACACTTAAATATGTGCCTCTGGACCGGTATGTGGGCATGTCTGGTCAGAAGTTCACCGGCAATCTGTACATCGCCTGCGGAATCTCCGGCGCGGTTCAGCACCTCAAGGGCATCAAA contains:
- a CDS encoding AraC family transcriptional regulator, with the protein product MSNDRYEFPGGIASPIDRSATKLLYVSTAKYGGDWHSLLHTHTCAELFYVVGGVGQFKVAGRMLPVAADDLVIVNPNVEHTEVSLNSSPLEYIVLGVEGLEFGPDGAADAPYEVIHFRGGGEEMLFYLRAMLREIETKAAGYEVVCQDLLEVLLIRVLRHTDFSLTVAPAGRRASKECAAVRRYIDGHFKENISLDMLAELTHINKYYMVHAFSREYGVSPINYLISRRIQESRYLLSDTDHSLSQISHMLGFSSPSYFSQSFRKLEGMSPMEYRKRRAGEHGPREGGMASDSRLSTVDSRGK
- a CDS encoding RrF2 family transcriptional regulator, with translation MLITRETDYALRVLRALSEGEQLTAGDISEQQMVPKPFAYKIIKKLSKAGFVRITRGADGGCRLAVGLDKVTLYDLMAAMEEDSAVIACMEPGYSCPWREAHGGCMVHCRLGLVQQRLHEELRGHTLQELIFGTAAE
- the galE gene encoding UDP-glucose 4-epimerase GalE, with protein sequence MSILVSGGAGYIGSHTCVELIQAGYDIVVADNLVNASEEAVRRVERIVGRAVPFVKVDLCDPAGVEALFAEYPDIDAVIHFAALKAVGESVAKPLEYYTNNLVNTLTVLNAMRRHGVKNFVFSSSATVYGDPHTVPIREDFPLSTTNPYGTTKLFIERILTDCCAADPTLNVALLRYFNPIGAHASGLIGEDPNGIPNNLVPYIAKVAVGQLKELHVFGSDWPTHDGTGVRDYIHVVDLARGHVAALKKLSQNCGLFLCNLGTGKGYSVLDVLHAYEKACGKPLPYVIDPRRPGDIAACWADPSKAREELGWEAQYGIEEMCASSWKWQSMNPNGYEG
- a CDS encoding sugar phosphate nucleotidyltransferase, whose amino-acid sequence is MKKPVLVVMAAGMGSRYGGLKQLDPVGGHGQLIIDYSIYDAKRAGFETVVFVIKHAIEESFKAGIGDRLAKVMEVKYAYQELDDLPVGYAVPEGRVKPWGTCHAVLAARHVVEGPFAVINADDYYGPEAFQEIYSYLCSHPDSRDTYEYAMVGYLLGNTVTEHGHVARGICEEAEGHFLRAVTERTHIEKAGHDARYTEDGGVTWTALPGGTIVSMNLWGFTASFLSEAQRRFPSFLDRALAGDPMKGEYFLPSVVSALIEEGRARVRVLRSRDRWYGVTYQDDKPVVVQAVSDMTEKGLYPENLWGGER
- a CDS encoding phosphotransferase enzyme family protein encodes the protein MGKAEDYIEEALAAYELGAPVVGSVRFGEGHINDTFCVHTQPPDGACRRFILQRISAAAFGNPEQLMRNVVGVTDYLKKVIAWEGGDPDRETLTILRTRTGTCYFTDRAGGAWRCTPFIEHTVCLQAAETPELFYASAKAFGRFQRLLKDYPADTLFETIEKFHDTENRLRNFRKALEADKLGRAAGVRDEVEFVLRRSADCSVALEAQRAGKLPLRVTHNDTKLNNVLMDEKTGEGICVIDLDTVMPGLAINDFGDSIRFGANHSAEDERDLSKVNFDLGLFEVYTKGFLEGCGGILTPAELEYLPWGAKLMTLECGIRFLTDYLEGDHYFAVHRAGQNLDRCRTQFKLVSDMERCWDDMAAAVRKYA
- a CDS encoding carbohydrate ABC transporter substrate-binding protein, with the translated sequence MKKAFSAALAGTMALSLLAGCGGGSSATPAPADTGSPADTGSPAAETIQVAAIETAYGADMWQEVADAFTAQTGIAVDLITDKKLEDVIGPSMQGGEFPDVIHLATGREAGLTEQFIKDHNILEITDVLSMTVPGEEAKVSDKIAGGFTDTSLTNPYGDGKTYLAPMFYSPCGLFYNAGLFEEKGWTVPTTWEEMWALGDKAAAEDIALFTYPTTGYFDAFFYALMYSAGGPEFFDQATHYAEGIWDTPEAKTCFDIVAKLATYTNPVTPAQANDQDFTQNQQLVLDNKALFMPNGTWIVGEMADAPRADGFQWGMTALPAVEEGGDSYSYTWFEQAWIPAGAEHPDAAKAFIAFLYSDSACEIFAKAGAIQPVLNIADKLEGNNQLFYSIYDNGAKAAMGNFATFTPIPGIEVRGVFFDPVNSLVSGSMTEDDWIASVKSASDQMRVNLQS